A window from uncultured Desulfobacter sp. encodes these proteins:
- a CDS encoding glycosyltransferase encodes MREALLRYMLKNCPDGDLNQFQQTTLKISCVFVFYQRIHLMTNILHCLNRQSLDKKNFEVILVEDRGGSNKARQLADSFKDLTIRHFAPDIHWGKMGFMRNIGLSRAAGKIILFLDDDTVISDRYFLDHLIREFETAPCPDAVQPRGFASYSLIQGRYAYHDPYFFTNRCMAYQKKCLEALKGFNSDFTGQEDVELAIRFTARRMAVKQSDILFYYHPPLIFRGTAKGEAVGASFARTRYSASFKALLLINGSRWLPLLLFPGPQCRFMGIFALGFLKGFLREVLGRNREVGYL; translated from the coding sequence ATGAGGGAAGCCCTGCTGAGGTACATGCTTAAAAATTGCCCTGACGGGGATCTGAATCAATTTCAGCAGACAACCCTGAAAATAAGTTGTGTATTCGTATTCTATCAGCGTATCCATCTTATGACCAACATCCTCCATTGCCTAAACCGCCAGTCTCTGGATAAAAAAAATTTTGAAGTCATCCTTGTGGAAGACCGGGGGGGATCTAATAAAGCCCGGCAACTGGCCGACAGCTTCAAGGACCTGACCATACGGCATTTTGCCCCGGACATCCACTGGGGAAAGATGGGATTCATGCGCAATATCGGTTTATCCCGGGCAGCCGGTAAAATTATTCTTTTTCTGGATGACGACACCGTGATCTCCGACAGGTATTTTCTTGACCACCTGATCCGGGAGTTTGAAACCGCCCCCTGCCCCGACGCTGTTCAACCCAGGGGGTTTGCCTCGTATTCCTTAATCCAGGGAAGGTATGCCTATCACGACCCCTATTTTTTCACCAACCGGTGCATGGCCTATCAGAAAAAGTGCCTTGAAGCGCTTAAAGGATTTAATTCCGATTTTACGGGGCAGGAGGATGTTGAACTGGCCATACGGTTTACAGCCCGGAGAATGGCCGTAAAACAGTCTGATATTCTGTTTTATTACCACCCCCCCCTAATTTTCAGGGGAACGGCTAAAGGGGAGGCTGTCGGGGCATCATTTGCCCGGACCCGCTACAGTGCTTCTTTTAAGGCACTTTTATTGATAAACGGGAGCCGGTGGCTACCCCTGCTGCTTTTTCCGGGACCTCAGTGCCGGTTCATGGGGATCTTTGCCCTGGGTTTTTTAAAAGGATTCCTGCGGGAGGTGTTAGGAAGAAACAGGGAGGTGGGGTATTTATGA
- a CDS encoding GspH/FimT family pseudopilin, giving the protein MNNKKILGTATGFTLLEIITVLGILSILMAVAIPNVLSWLSNYRLKAAASDLYSNMQKAKSEALKRNCDIGITFVTVAFPAQGGGYTVFLDDGAGTNAGNAIQDAGESTLFTVLMPSGCTLEKASFNGTSTGYNSRGFPLNNKVGSAILRNNNSLWYKMSLSNSGYSKILKSNDGTNWN; this is encoded by the coding sequence ATGAATAATAAAAAAATATTAGGGACGGCCACAGGGTTTACACTTCTGGAAATCATTACTGTATTGGGCATTTTGTCGATCCTCATGGCTGTTGCAATTCCGAACGTTTTATCTTGGCTGTCGAATTATCGATTAAAAGCAGCGGCAAGCGATCTTTATTCCAATATGCAGAAAGCCAAGTCCGAAGCGCTTAAACGCAATTGCGATATAGGTATTACCTTTGTTACGGTAGCTTTTCCGGCCCAAGGAGGTGGGTATACGGTCTTTCTTGATGATGGAGCCGGAACAAATGCTGGTAATGCAATACAAGACGCAGGCGAATCGACGTTATTCACAGTTTTAATGCCCTCTGGTTGCACACTTGAAAAAGCCAGTTTTAACGGTACAAGTACGGGTTATAATTCTCGTGGTTTCCCACTTAATAATAAGGTGGGGTCTGCAATATTAAGAAATAATAATTCCCTTTGGTATAAAATGTCTTTATCCAATTCAGGATATTCAAAAATACTAAAAAGTAATGATGGAACAAATTGGAACTGA
- a CDS encoding PilX N-terminal domain-containing pilus assembly protein encodes MMPLNRVNNQQGFVLISVMLFLILLTVIGLAALNTTDVELQITGNDRVYKTDFYNQEMSLAVGRLDYRTWLTTAYLTSDEDAAYFPKPGGTDANGNGITDDSEIVKDGQVVGSYRVRNNESSGTDITGWEDLADFGSAADHPANQIPVLDHRSKPPPGSGYDPKNFEIRRFTITAYSVDDDRKVILQEGVYKVFNKYE; translated from the coding sequence ATGATGCCGCTTAATCGTGTGAATAACCAGCAAGGTTTTGTTTTGATATCTGTAATGCTTTTTTTGATCTTGCTGACTGTCATCGGTCTTGCGGCGCTGAATACAACCGACGTGGAATTGCAGATAACCGGGAATGACAGGGTTTACAAAACGGATTTTTATAACCAGGAGATGAGCCTGGCTGTGGGAAGGCTTGATTACAGAACCTGGTTGACGACGGCCTATCTGACATCGGATGAAGATGCCGCCTATTTCCCTAAGCCGGGAGGGACGGATGCTAATGGTAACGGTATTACTGATGACAGTGAAATCGTCAAGGATGGTCAGGTCGTTGGCAGTTACAGGGTTCGAAACAATGAGTCAAGCGGTACCGATATCACTGGTTGGGAAGATTTAGCCGACTTCGGAAGTGCTGCCGACCATCCGGCCAACCAGATACCTGTTCTGGATCATCGTAGCAAACCACCTCCGGGAAGCGGTTACGACCCCAAAAACTTTGAAATCCGACGTTTTACCATTACCGCCTATTCTGTTGACGATGACCGCAAGGTGATTTTGCAGGAAGGTGTGTATAAGGTGTTTAACAAATATGAATAG
- a CDS encoding prepilin-type N-terminal cleavage/methylation domain-containing protein → MNEQQRYNDAGFTLIEVLIALMVFSIGILSIGMMQLRAIGGNNFANQLTEATVFGSDQIEQMLSWDYDDDRLKSTNNNAYTLPDGSNLTADGHQADSDNFCQAYWQITDDTPVTDSKTIDVTVYWSRKGELKSFSLSAVKAK, encoded by the coding sequence GTGAATGAGCAGCAAAGGTATAATGATGCCGGGTTTACCCTTATCGAAGTACTTATTGCGTTGATGGTTTTCAGTATCGGTATTCTCAGCATTGGAATGATGCAGTTAAGGGCCATCGGGGGCAACAATTTTGCCAATCAGTTGACTGAAGCCACTGTGTTCGGCAGTGATCAGATTGAACAAATGTTGTCCTGGGATTATGACGACGATAGGCTCAAATCAACTAACAACAATGCATATACCCTGCCCGATGGTAGTAATCTTACTGCAGATGGTCATCAGGCCGATAGTGATAATTTTTGTCAGGCATATTGGCAGATCACTGATGATACCCCGGTCACGGATAGTAAAACAATTGATGTTACTGTGTACTGGAGCCGAAAAGGTGAGCTGAAAAGTTTTAGCCTTTCGGCTGTCAAAGCGAAATAA
- a CDS encoding glycosyltransferase family 9 protein: MVIMSGIEQIKRIDRLSGPFMLKIMPASNRKRPKGLKVSQILVVRPGGMGDAVLLLPILKEISLVHPGLKIDILCEKRNQGVFTGVPYIYDIFSYKIPNDLIRLMMKKYDAAVDTEQSHFLTAGLMRIVRTRIRAGFQVNGREKLYDISLPYDQDRYEADTFRELFQFIFSIPTSFRWHPPYFKSVSLPEEIKPIPVAPFICFFPGATIDERLWPSTRWAEVIDQAAGLGFSSVLLGGQKEKSLCRLIMSACRTDQVTNLCTKLSIAETARLFEKAGLLISTDSGLLHLGVISELPTISLFGSGIAAKWAPRGKKHVVINKNLTCSPCTLFGTTPACPNHKACMMKILPEDIMDGIRKLQKDGIL; encoded by the coding sequence ATGGTAATAATGTCAGGCATTGAGCAAATAAAACGAATCGACCGACTCAGCGGCCCGTTCATGCTTAAAATCATGCCCGCTTCAAACCGAAAACGACCAAAAGGACTAAAAGTCTCCCAAATTTTGGTGGTCAGGCCCGGCGGTATGGGAGATGCAGTCTTGCTGCTGCCGATTCTCAAAGAAATCAGCCTTGTACACCCCGGCCTCAAAATCGATATTTTGTGCGAAAAAAGAAATCAGGGAGTATTTACCGGGGTTCCATATATTTATGATATTTTTTCCTATAAAATCCCAAATGATTTGATTCGCCTCATGATGAAAAAATATGACGCTGCCGTTGACACTGAGCAATCTCACTTTCTGACTGCCGGATTGATGAGGATAGTCAGAACACGTATCAGAGCCGGATTTCAGGTAAACGGAAGGGAAAAGCTTTATGATATTTCGCTTCCCTACGATCAGGACAGGTACGAAGCTGACACGTTCCGGGAACTGTTTCAATTTATCTTCAGCATTCCCACCTCTTTCAGGTGGCACCCGCCTTACTTCAAATCCGTTTCCCTGCCGGAAGAGATCAAACCAATTCCAGTAGCCCCGTTTATCTGTTTTTTCCCAGGAGCGACAATTGATGAACGGCTCTGGCCGAGCACGCGGTGGGCTGAAGTCATAGATCAGGCCGCCGGCCTGGGGTTCTCAAGTGTGCTGCTCGGCGGTCAGAAAGAAAAGAGCCTGTGCCGCTTAATTATGTCCGCCTGTAGAACAGATCAGGTCACAAATCTTTGCACAAAGCTTTCCATTGCCGAAACCGCCAGGCTGTTTGAAAAGGCCGGGCTGCTCATCAGTACGGATTCAGGCCTCCTGCATCTGGGGGTAATATCAGAACTGCCGACCATTTCCCTGTTTGGTTCCGGCATAGCCGCCAAATGGGCACCCAGAGGAAAAAAGCATGTGGTAATCAACAAAAACCTTACCTGCAGCCCCTGTACGCTCTTCGGGACAACACCGGCCTGCCCTAATCATAAGGCCTGCATGATGAAGATTTTACCGGAAGATATCATGGATGGGATTCGTAAACTCCAGAAGGATGGAATTTTATGA
- a CDS encoding prepilin-type N-terminal cleavage/methylation domain-containing protein codes for MKKNISLCRGNAGFTLIEILIALAISSIFMGGVYIQFVSQQGSYLAQDQVVEMQQNLRAGISYLAQELRMAGYDPYSSGAAGIETAEATRVVFTYVADDDGLDNDDADGDGDSSTGVDETGELQTTAFDLYDAYGDGDNDIGRQVRGVKTAIAENIENLEFRYLDSDGVDTTDIDDIKTVQISLLARVGKSDRDFDNNKTYTSASGAVWGPYNDGFRRRFQIITIYLRNTEI; via the coding sequence ATGAAAAAAAATATATCGCTATGCAGAGGAAATGCCGGGTTTACCCTGATTGAAATACTCATCGCCCTTGCCATTTCCAGCATCTTTATGGGAGGGGTTTATATACAGTTCGTATCCCAACAGGGTAGTTATCTGGCCCAGGATCAGGTGGTGGAAATGCAGCAAAATCTGCGTGCTGGAATCAGTTATCTGGCCCAGGAGCTCAGAATGGCAGGGTACGACCCTTATAGTTCAGGTGCTGCAGGTATTGAGACAGCAGAGGCGACCCGTGTTGTTTTTACCTATGTGGCCGATGACGACGGGTTGGATAATGACGATGCCGATGGAGATGGCGATTCCTCTACCGGCGTTGACGAAACGGGTGAATTACAAACCACGGCCTTTGATTTATATGATGCCTATGGCGATGGTGACAATGATATTGGCAGACAAGTCCGTGGGGTTAAAACTGCCATCGCAGAGAATATTGAAAATCTGGAATTCCGCTATCTTGATTCAGATGGCGTTGATACGACTGATATAGATGACATAAAAACAGTGCAAATTTCTCTTTTAGCCCGTGTGGGAAAGTCCGATCGTGATTTTGATAATAATAAAACCTATACATCTGCATCCGGTGCTGTCTGGGGACCCTACAATGATGGCTTCAGACGCCGCTTCCAGATTATAACCATCTATCTTAGAAATACGGAGATTTGA
- the glf gene encoding UDP-galactopyranose mutase: MKQVDTLIVGAGITGITAASILAREKKKKVLVVEKRNHIGGNCYDCLDDHGILIHLYGPHIFHTRHRDVWEYLSQFTDWIEYVHRVKAYVNGKLISFPININTFEQLFNEPFDEQKVAAYLEREKINIPEIKNAEDAVISRMGRTIYDTFFKNYTKKQWGVSARELSPEVTQRIPIRMNRDERFFTDPYQGIPAKGYTAMFNRMLDHKNIEIITGKSFQDVKESLDYDQLIYTGPIDEYFDYKYGHLPYRGIRFEFKTLDKEFHQPVAVVNYPNDYKYTRITEFKHMTLQNHSKTSFCFEYPETGRAQKDAPVPSYPILNAKSLQQYTNYFNQSAKIKVIFMGRLGRFKYSNMDNCIKQAVDLFADKRI, encoded by the coding sequence ATGAAACAGGTGGACACCTTAATTGTCGGAGCCGGCATTACCGGCATCACCGCGGCAAGTATCCTGGCCAGAGAAAAGAAAAAAAAAGTTCTGGTGGTCGAAAAACGGAACCATATCGGTGGAAACTGCTATGACTGCCTGGATGACCACGGCATTCTCATCCATCTTTACGGGCCTCATATCTTTCATACCCGGCACAGGGATGTGTGGGAATATCTTTCACAATTCACGGACTGGATTGAGTATGTGCACCGGGTTAAGGCCTATGTGAACGGTAAGCTTATCTCCTTTCCCATTAACATCAACACCTTTGAGCAGTTGTTCAATGAGCCCTTTGACGAACAAAAGGTGGCTGCCTACCTGGAAAGGGAAAAAATCAATATTCCAGAAATAAAGAACGCCGAAGACGCGGTCATTTCAAGGATGGGCAGAACCATCTACGACACATTTTTTAAAAATTATACAAAAAAGCAGTGGGGCGTCAGTGCCAGGGAGCTTTCCCCTGAAGTAACACAGAGGATTCCCATCCGGATGAACAGGGATGAGCGTTTTTTTACAGATCCTTACCAAGGTATTCCGGCCAAGGGATATACCGCCATGTTCAACCGGATGCTGGACCACAAAAATATTGAAATTATTACAGGCAAGAGCTTCCAGGATGTCAAAGAATCGCTCGATTATGATCAACTGATCTATACAGGTCCCATTGATGAGTACTTCGATTATAAATATGGCCATCTACCTTATCGGGGGATCCGCTTTGAGTTCAAAACCTTAGATAAAGAATTTCATCAACCGGTTGCTGTGGTGAACTATCCCAACGACTACAAGTATACACGTATTACGGAATTTAAGCATATGACGTTACAGAACCATTCCAAGACATCATTTTGCTTTGAATATCCGGAAACAGGAAGAGCTCAAAAAGACGCCCCTGTTCCTTCTTATCCAATTCTAAACGCCAAATCTCTTCAACAATACACAAATTATTTCAACCAATCCGCAAAAATAAAAGTCATATTCATGGGAAGATTGGGTAGATTTAAATATTCGAATATGGACAATTGTATAAAACAAGCCGTAGATCTGTTTGCTGACAAACGGATTTAA
- the thiC gene encoding phosphomethylpyrimidine synthase ThiC, which yields MSQSYTTQMDAARKGILTPQMEQVLANESISKEELMEGLAQGRIAIPANRHHLNLKAAGVGKGLKTKINVNLGVSKDVCCFDSEINKAQLAVDYQADAVMDLSVSGETEKFRKRLVEQIPVMIGTVPIYDTLTRTGKPTEEITLDEWFETVEIHAANGIDFITIHAGLNRKCAQSVKTNRRLCGIVSRGGSILFEWMEKTGNENPFYEHFDRLLDICQAHDVCISLGDGLRPGAIKDSTDAPQIQELITLGELTKRAWEKNVQVMIEGPGHVPLHEVEMNMKLQKKLCHNAPFYVLGPLVTDIAPGYDHITSAIGGALAAMHGADFLCYVTPAEHLRLPTVDDVKEGIMASRIAAHAGDLAKGLKGAENIDHKMSKARGELDWEGQFDCALDPEKARAYRKSSEPDEKEVCTMCGDFCAVKRTANLLK from the coding sequence ATGTCACAGTCATATACGACTCAGATGGATGCAGCCAGGAAAGGTATTCTTACCCCTCAGATGGAGCAGGTGCTCGCCAATGAATCCATTTCAAAAGAAGAACTAATGGAAGGACTTGCCCAGGGTCGCATTGCCATCCCTGCCAATAGACATCATTTAAATCTGAAAGCGGCAGGCGTGGGAAAAGGGCTTAAAACTAAAATTAACGTCAATTTAGGCGTATCCAAGGATGTCTGCTGTTTTGATTCGGAAATAAATAAAGCGCAGTTGGCCGTCGATTATCAGGCTGATGCCGTCATGGACCTGAGTGTATCCGGCGAGACTGAAAAATTTCGGAAACGGCTGGTTGAGCAAATTCCTGTAATGATTGGTACAGTGCCTATTTATGATACCTTAACCCGTACCGGGAAGCCCACAGAGGAGATTACCCTGGACGAGTGGTTTGAAACCGTCGAGATCCATGCCGCCAACGGGATTGATTTTATTACCATCCATGCCGGACTCAATCGGAAATGTGCCCAAAGCGTTAAAACCAATCGTCGGCTGTGCGGCATTGTCAGCCGTGGCGGATCGATCCTGTTTGAATGGATGGAAAAAACCGGCAATGAAAATCCTTTTTATGAACACTTTGACCGGCTCTTGGATATCTGTCAGGCCCATGATGTCTGCATCAGCCTGGGGGATGGGCTTAGGCCAGGTGCCATCAAGGACTCAACCGACGCTCCCCAGATCCAGGAACTGATCACTCTGGGAGAACTGACCAAGCGTGCCTGGGAGAAAAATGTTCAGGTCATGATTGAGGGACCCGGTCACGTGCCCCTTCATGAGGTGGAAATGAACATGAAACTGCAAAAAAAGCTGTGCCACAATGCGCCGTTTTATGTGCTGGGTCCCCTGGTTACCGATATCGCCCCCGGCTATGACCATATTACATCAGCCATCGGCGGTGCCCTTGCCGCCATGCATGGGGCTGACTTTTTGTGCTATGTTACCCCGGCTGAACATCTGCGGCTGCCGACTGTAGATGATGTTAAAGAAGGGATCATGGCGTCCCGGATCGCTGCCCATGCCGGAGATCTGGCCAAGGGGCTTAAGGGGGCCGAAAATATAGACCATAAAATGAGCAAGGCCCGGGGGGAACTGGACTGGGAAGGGCAGTTTGATTGTGCCCTGGATCCGGAAAAGGCCAGGGCCTACCGCAAGTCCTCCGAGCCTGATGAAAAAGAGGTTTGCACCATGTGCGGTGATTTTTGCGCTGTGAAACGTACTGCAAATTTGCTTAAATAA
- a CDS encoding PilC/PilY family type IV pilus protein has protein sequence MKHQLLCLLCLIVWASCAFAEDVDIYGVSEIDLKPNVLIILDNSGSMATEDVASNQSNDYDPSTTYSGSYGTSKVYYNDKGSWKYYFDNINSSDWGCTTAQTVLLSEGYWTGKLNKGKKSNIVTCSNKGSLRDYALGNFLNFSGGGADRTRMEVAKEVVANLIYDNYDNVSFGLMAFNEDSAYPYYTYNGYSDSYGNGGYIVAECGASLNTLIGNYNPDTDAMADSPQSDYGAVGLLESKTNTPLAETLGEAGLYFAGKHSWFNSTKDGYPLGHYSSSCTDSNLSCQSYSNASPIEYRCQKNYIVLVTDGAPTQDDDKFPNFNYILNEKLTESATDGNSSYLDDIADFLSHNDVRSDLGDTGDFEDQTITTYTIGFTTQLALLETTAERGGGEYYQATNAAELGVALTSIIKAISEQNEVFTAAAVPVSRANKAYAGNYVYYGLFQPTNSGNWYGNLKKYGITDDGEIQDKNGNPIESGGTVANNAVSYWSNTADGPSVTKGGAGEILKDRETDRNVYTYTETTDGDGTLITTLTKTENLFVSTNSTLTDGSYTGLDTNVIDAVRTGVAEDWPLGSLLHSQPLVVHYDTNNDGTEDHSMVYAGANDGMLHCFDDDDGEELWGFIPQDLLDYLSSLESPTRLEYFVDGTPVYYHYDHDDNTGTADKKLLIFGERRGGYSYTALDISSYTAPAFQYSIDRDILGSGQEQLGQSWAAPQTLEMYYYDNKGTSIDTDDDTYTKDVFLMAGGYDTNQDALPTDATPPNASDDVGRVVYAVDAQTGTLFNNFLFSHDNYSAMTHSIIAVSGFENPKSTTTTRVYAGDMNGNLFAFRDDIFHRNISSGLASNFGGLYDGQEDGSWGQKLKLYSVAGRKIWYAPNIVNDYFLVDFTYPAGELNETQDVVVSKKRVGDYVFFGTGDRAHPERKDLLNGFYAIKNNWQWSGESPTIVEAYIDTNTGKVRAKSDNAVIVDWDDATDDTELYILDVTEDLIQNDETDTDVSQKITGYVKNAIHHKNNRGWFIYFEEENGSQVGEKVASSPLIYDGVIYFSTYVPDDDDEEEDVSEDPCAVSGAGGNGYLYALGYEYGEAAANFDTENDEEGDDEEEVLRRSDRRKKLKSKGIPPQPVLVIHEGKPTIITGFETTDPVTPVGLERTFWRQLNN, from the coding sequence ATGAAACACCAATTGTTATGTCTATTGTGTCTAATCGTATGGGCATCGTGTGCCTTTGCCGAAGATGTCGATATTTACGGTGTATCGGAGATTGACCTTAAACCAAATGTGCTCATTATTCTGGATAATTCCGGAAGTATGGCGACAGAAGATGTGGCCAGTAACCAGAGTAATGATTATGATCCTAGTACCACCTATTCTGGTTCGTACGGCACCTCTAAGGTTTATTACAACGATAAAGGCTCATGGAAATACTATTTTGACAACATCAACTCAAGTGATTGGGGATGCACCACAGCTCAAACGGTCCTTCTGAGTGAAGGATACTGGACCGGTAAACTGAATAAAGGGAAAAAAAGCAATATCGTAACTTGTTCTAACAAAGGTTCTCTTAGAGATTACGCCCTGGGCAACTTTCTCAATTTTTCAGGGGGAGGCGCAGACCGCACGCGTATGGAAGTGGCCAAAGAAGTCGTTGCCAATCTGATTTATGACAACTACGATAATGTCTCCTTCGGGCTGATGGCGTTTAATGAAGATAGTGCTTACCCCTACTATACCTATAACGGCTACAGTGACTCTTATGGCAACGGCGGCTATATTGTTGCCGAATGCGGGGCATCCTTGAATACCCTGATCGGCAATTATAATCCGGACACCGATGCCATGGCAGATTCGCCTCAATCCGATTATGGGGCCGTTGGTCTGTTGGAGTCAAAGACGAACACCCCCCTTGCCGAAACCCTGGGTGAAGCCGGGCTCTATTTTGCCGGGAAACATAGTTGGTTCAATTCCACAAAAGACGGTTACCCACTGGGCCACTACAGCTCTTCCTGTACGGATAGCAATTTATCCTGCCAGAGTTACAGTAATGCCAGTCCCATTGAGTATCGCTGCCAGAAAAATTATATCGTTTTGGTCACCGATGGTGCCCCTACTCAGGATGACGACAAGTTCCCTAACTTTAACTACATCCTTAATGAAAAGCTGACAGAAAGCGCTACCGACGGCAACAGCAGTTATTTGGATGATATTGCGGATTTCCTTAGCCACAACGATGTCCGGTCGGATCTTGGAGATACGGGCGACTTTGAGGATCAAACCATTACCACCTATACCATTGGTTTTACAACGCAGCTGGCTCTGCTTGAAACAACAGCTGAACGCGGCGGTGGTGAATACTATCAGGCGACTAATGCGGCAGAACTTGGCGTGGCCTTGACCAGCATTATCAAAGCCATTTCGGAACAGAATGAAGTCTTTACTGCCGCGGCAGTTCCGGTCAGCCGCGCAAATAAAGCCTATGCCGGCAACTACGTCTATTACGGTTTGTTCCAGCCAACCAACAGTGGTAACTGGTACGGCAACCTGAAAAAATACGGTATAACCGATGACGGGGAAATTCAGGACAAGAACGGTAATCCAATCGAGAGCGGCGGAACGGTTGCCAATAACGCCGTCTCATACTGGAGTAATACCGCAGATGGGCCATCGGTGACCAAGGGCGGTGCCGGTGAAATTTTGAAAGATCGGGAGACGGATCGGAATGTCTACACCTATACCGAAACAACTGATGGTGATGGCACCTTGATCACGACCTTAACAAAGACAGAAAATCTGTTTGTCTCCACCAATAGCACTCTGACGGACGGCTCTTATACCGGCTTGGACACCAATGTTATTGATGCGGTGCGTACCGGGGTGGCGGAAGATTGGCCATTGGGAAGTTTGCTCCACTCCCAACCACTGGTCGTGCATTATGATACAAATAACGATGGTACTGAAGATCATTCCATGGTCTATGCCGGTGCCAATGATGGCATGCTGCACTGTTTTGATGACGACGACGGTGAAGAGTTGTGGGGTTTTATCCCCCAAGACCTCCTGGATTACCTGAGTTCGCTGGAATCGCCAACCCGCCTGGAATATTTCGTTGACGGGACACCGGTATATTACCACTATGATCATGATGACAACACCGGTACCGCGGACAAGAAACTTTTGATCTTTGGTGAACGGCGCGGCGGCTATAGCTACACGGCCCTGGATATCAGCAGCTACACCGCGCCGGCATTTCAATACAGCATTGATCGCGATATTCTGGGGTCGGGTCAGGAACAGCTCGGGCAGTCCTGGGCGGCTCCCCAGACTCTTGAAATGTATTACTATGACAATAAGGGCACTTCAATAGACACCGATGATGACACCTATACCAAGGATGTTTTTCTTATGGCAGGCGGCTATGATACCAATCAGGATGCACTCCCCACAGACGCAACCCCACCGAATGCAAGCGACGATGTTGGGCGGGTAGTCTATGCTGTCGATGCGCAGACCGGCACCCTGTTCAACAATTTTTTGTTCAGTCATGATAACTACAGCGCCATGACTCATTCCATTATCGCGGTTTCGGGGTTTGAAAATCCCAAAAGCACTACCACTACCAGGGTCTACGCCGGGGACATGAACGGTAATCTATTCGCCTTTCGGGATGATATCTTCCACCGGAATATCTCCAGTGGTCTGGCCTCTAATTTTGGTGGCCTCTACGACGGCCAGGAAGACGGCTCCTGGGGCCAAAAATTAAAACTGTACTCTGTCGCGGGACGAAAGATCTGGTATGCTCCCAACATTGTCAATGATTATTTCCTTGTGGATTTTACCTATCCGGCCGGAGAACTTAATGAAACCCAAGATGTTGTCGTTTCCAAAAAACGCGTTGGGGATTATGTCTTTTTCGGGACGGGAGATCGGGCACATCCCGAACGAAAAGATTTGCTTAACGGATTTTATGCCATCAAAAACAACTGGCAATGGTCCGGTGAATCGCCCACAATTGTCGAAGCTTACATCGACACCAATACCGGAAAGGTCAGGGCAAAGAGTGACAATGCTGTTATTGTCGATTGGGATGACGCCACAGATGATACAGAACTGTATATCCTTGATGTGACCGAGGATCTTATCCAAAATGATGAGACAGATACGGATGTCAGCCAAAAAATTACTGGTTATGTAAAAAATGCGATCCACCATAAAAACAACCGAGGTTGGTTTATTTATTTTGAAGAGGAAAACGGCAGTCAGGTGGGTGAAAAGGTGGCCTCCTCACCGTTGATCTATGACGGTGTAATCTATTTTTCAACCTATGTTCCAGATGATGATGATGAGGAAGAGGATGTCAGTGAAGATCCATGCGCTGTTTCCGGGGCCGGAGGTAATGGCTATCTTTATGCTCTCGGTTATGAGTACGGGGAGGCTGCCGCTAATTTTGATACCGAGAATGATGAGGAAGGTGACGATGAAGAAGAAGTCTTGAGGCGATCGGATCGTCGTAAGAAATTAAAAAGTAAGGGGATTCCACCCCAGCCGGTTCTTGTTATTCATGAAGGGAAACCAACAATTATTACCGGCTTTGAAACAACCGATCCAGTAACCCCGGTAGGCCTGGAAAGAACATTTTGGCGTCAACTTAACAACTAA